The Melopsittacus undulatus isolate bMelUnd1 chromosome 17, bMelUnd1.mat.Z, whole genome shotgun sequence DNA window ggagctggatgagagGGACCCCGGATGCTTCCTGCGCTCCTACAGTGTGGTCATGGTGCTGCGCAAGGTGAGGGTGTGGGGCCCATGGGGCACATGGGGAcactgctgtgggtgctatggggacaCTGCTGCAGCCCCTATGGGGACACCACTGCAGCCCCTGTGGGGACACTGCTGCAGCCCCTATGGGGACACCACTGCAGCCCCTGTGGGGACACTGCTGCAGCCCCTATGGGGACACCACTGCAGCCCCTGTGGGGACACCGCTGCAGCCCCTATGGGGACACTGCTGTGGGTCCTATGGGGACATCACTGCAGCCCCTATGGGGACACCGCTGTGGGTCCCCATCTGaagccccatagggacacagCTGTGGGTCCTATGGGGCACAGCTGTGGGTCCTATGTGGGTCTCTGCAGGCCGCCCTGAAGCAGCTCCCCAGGAACAAGGTCCCCAGCATGGCCGTGATGATCAAGACCCTGAGCAGGACCCACAGCGATGCCAGTGCCGTGTTCCGGGACCCCACTGGTGGGTGTGGGTGCccctgggctggggctgctctgccccatggctgccccatggctgccccatggctgccccattgctgccccatggctgccccattgcgccccattgctgccccattgctgccccatggctgagggtcccttcctgccccataggggaGATGCAGGGCACAGTGCAtcggctgctgctggagcagaggcagggGGAGCTCCGGCCTggatctgtgctgctgctcaggcaggtgcGATGGGGCAGAGCAGTGGGGGCTGTTCCtgacccacatctatggggcaggggacGCTGCGGCCCcggctctgccccacatctctgccccacAGGTGGGGGTCTTCTCCCCATCGCACCGCAACCATTACCTCAACGTGACCCCCAGCAACCTGCTCAAGATCTACCCCCCAGAGCCCAATGGTGGCTGTTCACAACCAGCACCGGCACCAGTACCGGCACCAGCACCAGTATCAGCACCAGTATCAGCACCGGCACCAGCACCGGCACCAgtaccagcaccagcaccagcactggtactggaggaggtgatgggggtCCCGGTGCTCATTGGGGTCCTGGCTCCCCCCTGAACCCCTCCTGGTTCTCCCCATTGGGTTTTGCAGGTCCCTGCCCCACTGCgccccacagagcccccccGGGGTGGCCATGGGCACTGGGGGGGGCTCTTGAGGCCCCATAGCgcggagcaggaggaggcagaggcagctggaggcGAGGATGGGGGTGAGTTGGGTCTTGGGTAGTGATTCCCATTCCATGTCCATGGGCATGGAGCCATCCCTGCTGCATGTGCATGGCACCCATCACCTCCATGCTCCCATTCCATGTCTATGGACATGGAGTGATCCCTGCTCCATGTGGGACCTGGACGTGCTCCATCCTCCCCATATCCATGGACACGGAGCGATCCCTGCTCCATGTAGGATCCATCACCTCCATGCTCCCATTCCCTGCAGATGACCTGGACGGGCTCCTGGGACAGCTCCCAGAGGATTTCTTCTGCCCCCCATCCGGATCCGACAGCCGCTGACCCCATGGACCATCCCCCATTCCCTATGGGACCAACCCCACATTAAAGGGCTCTTCTATCCCCACATTGTGTCCGTGTCCCCCTCCCCACTGCGCTGCAGCCCCAACCCCCCTGTGCCCCACGGCTCCCGCAGCCCCATTGTGTTGGgtgccccacagctccaggcTCTGTTTACCCCATAGGGCTGCCTCCAGCCCCGTGTTCagtggtgctatggggcacggCCCTATTTATAACCCACTTGTGGGGCCCAGAGGCAGCTCCGTGCCCCCcgcctgccccatggcactgcgGTTGTGTGGGGCCAGGCCCCATTGCATGACCCCCGACTGCACCCAACTGCTCCTGGAGTTCGGGGCCGACCCCAATGTGCTCAGTGGGGATGGATGTGCCCCATTGCACCTGTgcactgtgccccatagcctgtGGTGATATCTCAACCATAAATCCGAATGTAAATCCTTTATTAACCAAAGCCTTATAGGATGGGGAACCTGGATTCAGTCCAGAACACCCTGTACTGGACTTAGAAGGGATTGGACAGGATGGACTTCAAATGGTCAAGAAGCCTTAGGAAATAAATGAAGCAGTCACCTGAGTTGGGAGATCCAGAAACTCCACTCAGATCATCTCTCCTTCCCATTGCTGAAAGACAGCAGTGGGTATGGGATCTTACACCGGGTTGGTATGGGATCTTACACCGGGTTGGTAAGGGATCTTACACCAGGTTGGTAAGGGATCTTACACCAGGTTGGTAAGGGATCTTACACCAGGTTGGTAAGGGATCTTACACCAGGTTGGTAAGGGATCTTACACCGGGTTGGTATGGGATCTTACACCAGGTTGGTATGGGATCTTACACCGGGTTGGTAAGGGATCTTACACCAGGTTGGTAAGGGATCTTACACCAGGTTGGTAAGGGATCTTACACCGGGTTGGTATGGGATCTTACACCAGGTTGGTAAGGGATCTTACACCAGGTTGGTAAGGGATCTTACACCAGGTTGGTAAGAGATCTTACACCAGGTTGGTAAGGGATCTTATACCAGGTTGGTAAGGGATCTTACACCGGGTTGGTAAGGGATCTTACACCGGGTTGGTAAGGGATCTTACACCAGGTTGGTAAGGGATCTTACACCGGGTTGGTAAGGGATCTTACACCAGGTTGGTAAGGGATCTTACACCAGGTTGGTAAGGGATCTTACACCGGGTTGGTAAGGGATCTTACAACGGATTGGTAAGGGATCTTACAACAGGTTGGTAAGGGATCTTACACCGGGTTGGTAAGGGATCTTACACCAGGTTGGTAAGAGATCTTACACCAGGTTGGTAAGAGATCTTACACCAGGTTGGTATGGGATCTTACACCAGGTTGGTATGGGATCTTACACCAGGTTGGTAAGGGATCTTACACCAGGTTGGTATGGGATCTTACACCAGGTTGGTAAGGGATCTTACACCAGGTTGGTATGGGATCTTACACCAGGTTGGTAAGGGATCTTACATCAGGTTGGTATGGGATCTTACACCAGGTTGGTAAGGGATCTTACACCGGGTTGGTAAGGGATCTTACACCAGGCTGGTAAGGGATCTTACAACGGATTGGTAAGGGATCTTACACCAGGTTGGTAAGGGATCTTACAACGGATTGGTAAGGGATCTTACAACGGATTGGTAAGGGATCTTACACCAGGTTGGTAAGGGATCTTACACCAGGTTGGTAAGGGATCTTACACCGGGTTGGTAAGGGATCTTACACCGGGTTGGTAAGGGATCTTACACCAGGTTGGTAAGGGATCTTACACCGGGTTGGTAAGGGATCTTACACCAGGTTGGTATGGGATCTTACACCAGGTTGGTAAGGGATCTTACACCAGGTTGGTAAGGGATCTTACACCGGGTTGGTAAGGGATCTTACACCAGGTTGGTATGGGATCTTACACCGGGTTGGTAAGGGATCTTACACCAGGTTGGTAAGGGATCTTACATCAGGTTGGTATGGGATCTTACACCAGGTTGGTAAGGGATCTTACATCAGGTTGGTATGGGATCTTACACCAGGTTGGTATGGGATCTTACACCAGGTTGGTAAGGGATCTTACACCAGGTTGGTATGGGATCTTACACCAGGTTGGTAAGGGATCTTACACCAGGTTGGTAAGGGATCTTACATCAGGTTGGTATGGGATCTTACACCAGGTTGGTATGGGATCTTACACCAGGTTGGTAAGGGATCTTACACCAGGTTGGTATGGGATCTTACACCAGGTTGGTAAGGGATCTTACACCAGGTTGGTAAGGGATCTTACATCAGGTTGGTATGGGATCTTACACCAGGTTGGTAAGGGATCTTACACCGGGTTGGTAAGGGATCTTACACCGGGTTGGTAAGGGATCTTACACCAGGCTGGTAAGGGATCTTACACCAGGTTGGTAAGGGATCTTACACCAGGTTGGTAAGGGATCTTATAACAGGTTGGTAAGGGATCTTACACCAGGTTGGTAAGGGATCTTATAACAGGTTGGTAAGGGATCTTACACCAGGTTGGTAAGGGATCTTACACCAGGTTGGTAAGGGATCTTACACCAGGTTGGTAAGGGATCTTACACCAGGTTGGTAAGGGATCTTACAACGGGTTGGTAAGGGATCTTACACCAGGTTGGTAAGGGATCTTACACCGGGTTGGTAAGGGATCTTACACCGGGTTGGTAAGGGATCTTACACCGGGTTGGTAAGGGATCTTACACCAGGTTGGTAAGGGATCTTACACCGGGTTGGTAAGGGATCTTACACCGGGTTGGTAAGGGATCTTACACCGGGTTGGTATGGGATCTTACACCAGGTTGGTAAGGGATCTTACACCGGGTTGGTATGGGATCTTACACCAGGTTGGTAAGGGATCTTACACCGGGTTGGTAAGGGATCTTACACCGGGTTGGTATGGGATCTTACACCAGGTTGGTAAGGGATCTTACACCAGGTTGGTAAGGGATCTTACACCAGGTTGGTAAGGGATCTTACACCAGGTTGGTAAGGGATCTTACACTGGGTTGGTATGGGATCTTACACCAGGTTGGTAAGGGATCTTACAACAGGATTAGCAGAACACACCTCCATGTTACTGACTTCCTAGGGAATTTGTCCCTAGCCTTAAGCTGTAGTCACCCACAACTTTGGTTACAGTCGGCTGCAGCGGCTGTTatcagggaaggagaaacaggacttGTGCCACAAGGGCTAACAATTATTGCTAGCAATCACACTACCACAGAGCGCAAGAAAACATACCCAAGAATGGTGGAAACCTGTAAATTTCATGTACATCCCAATTCACAGACAAATTACTGCTTCTGTTTTGAGCATGCCAAGATATCAGACATATTCCCTGTATTGTCTCTAGGGACGATACACTGGGAAGATGGGTCACAATGTAAGAACAGGATTGAACAGTAGGATGCACAACTGACACTGGAAGTACAGAGGCAGGTACCTCAAGAGAACAGTTAGGGTTTATCTGTGGAAATCctacaactgaaaacaaagatcTCTGCCTGtctggtttaaaccaagtcccccaactccctgagagttaggaaggagaatccaaagaatgtagcccccacggattgaggtaagaacagtttaattgctaaggcacaacacaaatcactactgccattaccactacaaataataatgatacagcaaacagcaagtgaaaagaatacaacacccaccagccaccgacccgtaactcactccaccctgcctggccgagcaccatgtgcaccctcctccattttcctccagagctccacctctcctgctttctctctcccagctgcatcctgggcatcacgtgctatggtatggaatacctcattggctagcctgggtcaggtgtcctgtctctccttcctcccggcctcacctcctccccggcagaacatgtgccttgaacaaaaggcacttgaacaaaaacaaaggctttgaacaaaaacaccctcaaaacatgctcagcccatgacattatccaccccttattccgtaccattcacatcatgcccagatctcacatttccaatacaccatcactcttaagtccacccctcgatcatgagtcaatctctatgttgcatctctggactgatagcctgaagtatctgggcccaccaggctcaaaatcattcactgtccccttcagcagttctacagcttgctgctggggactccatacagctgccttccacctccaatgcttccaaagcactggaggggcccagtggatcagatacttggccatactgtcccacatgccctgccactcatgactgtccagccttggggacagtctcctggtgctcctatatccttgtctaaccctagacaagacccagacctgactctgctgaactttgggatcagacaaaatggttgtgtgtagaacacactctgtttCTGTGtcaccatgctgatccctaacacaatcagcaggcaggttgcaagggcacccaaaaaccattcataaccatcagaactctcagctgctgctgctgcacttgtcactggggctgatgtagctgccctgcttgccagctctcccaccaccagcttctcttctcccgagtccggatcttcctcctctgccttgctgggaagtgctgcctggtctcctgtatcctgctgggggtcggagggtgacttccgggggacactctcggccgttgGGGTGTTGGGAACAgccgcgggactcaccccccccactGCCTGATCCCTTCAGCACAGGAAGGCAGCTTGAAGAGCACAGGAGGTAGCAATGTGAGAGACAGGACACGTGTGCTTGTGTTCATTGGGGAGATGCTCTGATTCCATCATTTATGGCCTTAGTATTACTGAGTTTATTACGTATGTCCTTATTACTCTGCTTCCCTCAGTTTGATTGTGCTTGGCACTGATGggctggcagcactggggcagtgGGGAGATGCCCACAGTGCTCGAGCACAGCTTTACTCAGTGATCCAACAGTGCTGATGGGCTTCACTGGACAAAACCCACCCCCCAGAACACTCCCTACCCAAGGCTATGGGTACCAGGTGGGGGTGTCCTCAGCCCCCCTGCTCAGGGAAGGGTGTGTGAAGGAGCCAACTGACCCTGCATGTCCACAATGGTAGGTTGTAGGCACTGCCCCACACTGGGTGTTCTCTGGTGGTCCTGGACTGTTTGATGTCAACCATCAAAACAGACTCATGACTCTCAGCTCTGGTGGATCCTCTGTTGTTAATAGTGACTGTTCTCGGGGGGGATAAGAGTTGTTTTCCTTGCAGACTGTACTTGCTGTTCCATGTGAGTGCAGTGACCAAGGCTGTACAAACACCTGGAGGTGTTGATGCTTCACCTCCTGAGGGGGCTGTACCAGAGCTGTTGTCTCCTGGTGCCTCTGGTGATGGTTCCATGGTCTCACAACACGGGGAGCTCCAGAATCAACCACCCCTGaggtccccatgtccccatagTCACTGTGATGATGGGTccatgggatgctctggaggTGCTTTAGGGACCAAAGCAGCACAAATCCCACCCAAACCTGGAAACTGGAGGTTTATTGGGGCTTTTTTACCCCAATCTTGCCACGAACAGGGAACATTTTCTGACCTTTATTAAATAGACTTTCCCTTCTCATTGAGTCTATGTTAAATCTCTGGTGAATCCTTGCAGAGCTGCCTCTCTGCATGCCTTGAATCAGGAATACACCCACTGCCAGCTGTATTCTGAGCAGCCTGTGAGTGTCCCACCACCCGCACAGGGAAGAACATCACCCCCCTCTGTCAACctaaagccattcccactgTCTGATCACTGCATGCCCTTGTAAATAATTCCCCGGTGTCAACTGTGTCGATGTCAACTGTGCCAGTGTCAACTGTACCGATGTCACCTGTACCGATGTCAACTGTACCGATGTCAACTGTACCGATGTCAACTGTGCTGATGTCAACTGTGCCAGTGTCAACTGTGTCGGTGTCAACTGTGCTGGTGTCAACTGTACCGATGTCAACTGTGCCTGTGTCAACTGTGCCTGCGTCAACCTGCCGCACAGCGGCCGGGAGGGGGCGCCCGAGAGGCGGCTCCCAACGGGGTGGAGGGGGGGGACGAGCAGCGATGGAGGCAGCGCCTCGGGGCTCGTGGGTACCCGCAGCGGTTCCCGTCCCGGCTCctgggctgctctgaggtcagcCCAGTTCGTCCCAGTTCGTCCCAGTCCACCCAGCGCCCCCCATGCTTCCCAGTGCCCCCAGGCCCCCAGCGCCCTGAGTCACCCCAATGCCCCCATTGTTCCCAGACCCCCCACTGCTCCCACTCACCCCGTCCTTCCAGCGGCATCCCAGAGCTTCCCCGTGCCCTCCCAGTTCTTACCCAGTGCTCCCCATGCACCCAGTCCTCCCCAGTGTCCCACATCCTTCCCAGTCCTCCCCACTGTCCCACATCCTTCCCAGTCCTCCACAGTGTCCCACATCcttcccagtgttcccagtgctcccagtcctCCCCAGTGTCCCACATCCTTCCCAGTCCTCCCCAGTGTCCCACATCcttcccagtgttcccagtgctccccGTCCCCAGGCTCCCCCAACCCCTCCACTTGCCCAgtctccccagcaccccccgTGTTCTTCCAGTTCTTCCCAGTCCCCTCGGTGCCCCCAGtcctccccagtgctcccagtgcccgGGGCCATAACAAACAAGGGCCAGTGCCTCCATTGTACAgatatatatagtatatacaCGGTACACTGTGAGCTTAAATAACCCAACACCCCTCCGGGGCTCGTCCCCCCCCTTAAATacgtgtccccccccccaagtgGCTCCAATCCAGTCGgaccccccatcaccccccgcgtgcctccctcctccccctcccagtATAACCAGCGCTGGCTCCCAGTTACCCCCACATCCAGTTACTGTCGGAGAcgtcgggggggggggagg harbors:
- the HROB gene encoding homologous recombination OB-fold protein; this translates as MGLCPPRPPPALQPPLLTNHVVQLVTAATRAPGGTPRTPTHGTARRFPGPAGVLPHMHPGKLQEEILISAPHTPSHGAMAKPRAEPIPTEEEFRTGPWSTMRTELELDERDPGCFLRSYSVVMVLRKAALKQLPRNKVPSMAVMIKTLSRTHSDASAVFRDPTGEMQGTVHRLLLEQRQGELRPGSVLLLRQVGVFSPSHRNHYLNVTPSNLLKIYPPEPNGGCSQPAPAPVPAPAPVSAPVSAPAPAPAPVPAPAPALVPAPLRPTEPPRGGHGHWGGLLRPHSAEQEEAEAAGGEDGDDLDGLLGQLPEDFFCPPSGSDSR